Proteins from a single region of Primulina tabacum isolate GXHZ01 chromosome 5, ASM2559414v2, whole genome shotgun sequence:
- the LOC142544090 gene encoding dirigent protein 22-like has product MAFKYLKLSIFLFLELFFGNSLAELPQLKETEMTLYFQDYSGGPNATVIEIMGPVNDGLLRFTKFGAIFCTDDPITDGFDQESTEIARAQGLYVTSALDGSNTHVLISIVFSDKEFKGSTLEIQGTSAQFERVREVAVVGGTGIFRFARGYATFETIHYDPTLHHAVIRCNITFLHYY; this is encoded by the exons ATGGCATTTAAGTACCTCAAGTTGTCGATATTCTTATTTCTAGAACTCTTCTTTGGAAATTCCTTGGCTGAACTCCCCCAACTTAAAGAGACAGAGATGACACTATACTTCCAAGACTACTCGGGTGGGCCTAATGCAACAGTGATCGAGATTATGGGCCCAGTTAATGATGGGCTTCTTAGGTTCACAAAGTTTGGGGCCATTTTCTGCACTGATGATCCAATTACAGATGGATTCGATCAAG AATCGACCGAAATTGCGAGAGCCCAAGGTTTGTATGTAACCTCCGCATTGGATGGGTCAAATACTCATGTTTTGATATCAATTGTGTTCAGCGACAAAGAGTTCAAAGGTAGTACCTTGGAGATACAAGGTACGAGTGCTCAGTTCGAAAGGGTGAGAGAGGTGGCGGTGGTCGGAGGTACCGGAATATTCCGTTTCGCGAGGGGATATGCCACCTTCGAGACAATTCATTATGATCCCACATTGCATCATGCAGTTATTCGATGCAACATCACCTTTCTACATTATTATTGA